A genomic region of Dreissena polymorpha isolate Duluth1 chromosome 4, UMN_Dpol_1.0, whole genome shotgun sequence contains the following coding sequences:
- the LOC127879734 gene encoding uncharacterized protein LOC127879734: MSTPSTPSKQNLTVAMNDILFNPTDVTSLTLRCDGSYRGRLESLTIRKQFKDGFEPIAVAIFNDSNFVEVVKLYPNITHLVDVTSDSVTLSLNLDPFRCIDLTNYTCSVVDEEDVARAEAPISVFLPEPLLGVPHAVVEARELTLQCLAEIWHQNGDVVWKFKPPQATRFMLFSVPPVTTVKYNNCTTVVNSTLTFNVTSFEHDAEFRCEIVPRWPDPQVIQTRFSDVTLKVVPGNYCEGKRPNTIYPHPHGPCTLVVYCLSTGPLVFEIECEPNHCYDYVKTACVLRDTG; the protein is encoded by the exons ATGTCAACACCTTCTACACCTAGCAAACAGAATCTCA CTGTAGCAATGAACGACATCCTCTTTAATCCAACGGATGTGACGTCACTGACCTTACGTTGCGATGGGAGCTACCGGGGACGCTTAGAGAGCTTGACAATACGAAAGCAGTTCAAGGATGGCTTCGAACCAATCGCTGTTGCAATCTTTAATGATAGCAACTTTGTGGAGGTCGTAAAGTTATATCCGAATATTACTCATCTTGTTGACGTAACTTCTGATTCGGTGACGTTGTCTTTGAATTTGGACCCGTTCCGATGCATTGATCTGACAAATTATACGTGTTCTGTGGTTGACGAGGAAGATGTCGCTAGGGCCGAAGCCCCCATATCAG TATTCCTACCGGAGCCTCTGCTGGGAGTCCCGCATGCCGTTGTGGAGGCTCGGGAACTCACCCTGCAGTGTCTGGCAGAAATCTGGCACCAAAATGGAGACGTTGTCTGGAAGTTCAAG CCCCCGCAAGCGACTCGATTCATGCTGTTCAGCGTCCCTCCAGTTACCACCGTCAAGTACAACAACTGCACTACCGTAGTTAACAGCACGTTGACGTTTAACGTGACGTCATTTGAGCACGACGCTGAGTTCCGTTGTGAGATTGTACCTCGATGGCCCGACCCCCAGGTCATACAGACTAGATTCTCGGATGTGACGCTTAAAGTTGTGCCAG GCAACTATTGTGAAGGAAAGCGTCCCAACACCATTTACCCACACCCGCACGGACCATGTACACTGGTTGTGTATTGCCTCAGCACCGGGCCGTTGGTGTTTGAGATAGAGTGTGAGCCCAACCACTGCTACGATTACGTCAAGACGGCGTGTGTTTTACGTGACACCGGATAG
- the LOC127878722 gene encoding uncharacterized protein LOC127878722, producing the protein MSRSQNKTTAAFTFDNFNIWPMPILVPGTVHLSADLTVNRPVHSLYMDEDVDEAIESFFFKLPCMGQGIGSCSDIDCCEYRTIEMPEIWERFMFYLLGNESYCPIPSKSVVIQDELISIPSVPGPLVLLGNKMYTIKLFFKESRDAKDHFGCIEFDLEYDLDLRSSRPVG; encoded by the exons ATGTCGAGAT CTCAAAACAAAACCACAGCGGCCTTCACCTTCGATAACTTCAACATCTGGCCGATGCCCATCTTGGTTCCCGGCACGGTCCATTTATCTGCGGATCTGACCGTGAACCGGCCGGTACACAGCCTCTATATGGACGAAGATGTGGACGAAGCCATCGAGAGTTTCTTCTTTAAGCTGCCTTGTATGGGCCAGGGGATCGGTTCCTG TTCGGACATCGACTGCTGCGAGTACAGGACGATCGAGATGCCGGAAATCTGGGAGCGGTTCATGTTCTATCTCCTAGGCAACGAGAGCTACTGTCCCATCCCCTCCAAGTCCGTGGTGATCCAGGACGAGCTCATCTCAATACCCTCTGTGCCTGGGCCCCTCGTCCTTCTGGGAAAC AAGATGTACACGATCAAACTGTTCTTCAAGGAATCACGTGACGCGAAAGATCACTTTGGTTGCATCGAGTTCGACCTGGAATATGATCTTGATCTTCGTTCATCAAGGCCTGTTGGGTGA
- the LOC127877108 gene encoding uncharacterized protein LOC127877108 — protein sequence MEFVLQIVIFFMSCYGSLSDTNWTKCVPDANSDVFFVHEMVVSPVVVQLPGLYNISFDGVAAREIEKLVIDVQIGLQNASTAEVERVYPVETEFIRVYDGCFLIDKLLFASPERIKDHIDIQIDKLYTQALHYHAGCPLLKGRVAFRDQPLLLPFDLVQLNLLPKGRYLVNVQFREKSGAYLGCIDSHLNFGGHIIN from the exons ATGGAATTCGTTTTACAGATCGTTATATTTTTCATGTCCTGCTATGGAAGTCTCAGCGATACAAATTGGACTAAATGTG TGCCGGATGCGAACTCCGACGTTTTCTTCGTGCACGAGATGGTAGTATCCCCGGTAGTCGTGCAGCTTCCGGGACTCTACAACATCTCCTTTGACGGCGTCGCTGCCCGTGAGATTGAGAAGCTCGTGATCGACGTTCAGATAGGGCTGCAAAATGCCTCCACGGCGGAAGTGGAGCGGGTGTATCCCGTGGAGACAGAGTTTAT ACGTGTCTACGACGGCTGTTTTCTCATTGACAAGCTGTTGTTTGCCAGCCCTGAGCGGATCAAGGACCACATTGACATCCAGATTGACAAGCTGTATACGCAGGCACTGCACTATCACGCCGGCTGCCCACTGCTGAAGGGCCGGGTTGCATTCAGAGACCAGCCCCTTCTGCTTCCCTTCGACCTTGTTCAACTCAACCTTCTACCAAAG GGGCGATATCTAGTGAACGTGCAATTCCGAGAAAAGAGCGGTGCTTATCTGGGCTGCATAGACTCACATTTGAACTTCGGCGGACATATAATAAACTAA
- the LOC127878721 gene encoding GATA zinc finger domain-containing protein 8-like, producing the protein MTIFPFYIDIYSDECLEGNGPDSRSSSSSSSRSVMKDFREKLRGHRHARWILLAVVIVVVVLIIGITVAIYFARNTGGGESDMKCMHARFQYRDATRFGKRDFDVINNKHSLRPSVNYHTEPYIGRNNFDANNREINDTKTNNNHSVNHGPIDHTNNHYNKNFYSNNISYNNYINSSNTHINNNKNNDKRNSNINHAHVNNNNANNNDANNINWNN; encoded by the exons ATGACCATATTTCCATTTTACATAGACATTTACTCA gACGAGTGTCTGGAAGGAAACGGACCTGATAGTcgctcctcctcatcatcatcctcgcGCTCAGTCATGAAAGACTTTCGGGAGAAGCTGCGGGGACACCGGCACGCCCGTTGGATTCTCCTGGCAGTCGTTATCGTCGTCGTGGTGCTTATTATTGGCATCACGGTGGCAATATACTTTGCAAGGAACACCGGCGGAGGTGAGAGCGATATGAAATGCATGCATGC TCGGTTCCAATACCGTGACGCCACACGCTTCGGTAAACGGGACTTCGACGTCATCAACAACAAACATTCCCTCCGACCATCCGTCAATTACCACACAGAGCCCTACATCGGAAGAAACAACTTCGACGCAAACAACCGAGAAATCAACGACACCAAAACCAACAACAATCACTCCGTCAACCACGGTCCCATTGACCACACCAACAACCACTACAATAAAAACTTCTACTCAAACAACATCAGCTACAACAATTACATCAACAGTTCAAACACccacatcaacaacaacaaaaacaacgacAAACGCAACTCAAACATCAACCACGCCCacgtcaacaacaacaacgccaATAACAACGACGCCAATAACATCAACTGGAACAACTAA